The genome window GTTGAAGACGGCCGCGACCACGACCTCCACCCCGCGCTCCTGCGCGGCCGGGAGCAGGTCGGCCGCGGCGGTGCCGTCCAGCAGCGTGTAGCGGCCCGCGCACATGACCACGTCGAGGTCCGTGTTCCGCACGAAACGCTCCAGCATCGCGGACTGGTTCATGCCCGCACCGTACGACCGGATGACGCCCTGCGAGCGCAGCTCCTCCAGGGCGGGGAAGGCGCCGTCCAGCGCCTCCCGCTCGTTCTCGTCCGGATCGTGGACGAACAGGATGTCGATGCGGTCGAGGCCGAGCCGGCTCAGCGAGTCCTCCACCGACCGCAGCACGCCGTCGCGGGAGTAGTCGAGGCGGCGGCGCCGCGTCGCGGGGACGTCGAAGAGGTTCGCGATGTCGGTGTCGCCCGGCCGGTACTCCGGGTTCGGCTCCAGGATCCGGCCGACCTTGGTCGAGACGACGTACTCGTCGCGCGGGAGGCCGCGCAGCCCCTCGCCGAGGCGCTCCTCCGCGAGGCCGAGGCCGTAGTGCGGCGCCACGTCGAAATAGCGGATGCCCGCCTCCCACGCCGCCGGGACGATCCCCGGCCAGACGTCGTCCGGCCGGGCGCTGTAGAGATTGCCGAGCGCGGCGACGCCCAGGCCGACGGGACCGCGCTGCGCCGGCCCGTCCGTCGGGATGCCCATCTCAGGCCACCCGCCGGTCGTCGATCGCGTCGAAGTCCCACTCGATCCCGAGCCCCGGGGCGTCCGGCGCGACCCCGTGACCGTCGCGGACGACCAGCTCCCGCTTGGTCACCGCGCGCAGTTGCGGGATGTGCTCCAGGTAGAGCGCGTTCGGCACGGCGCAGCACAGCGACACGTGCAGCTCCATCAGGAAGTGCGGCGCCACCGCGACATTGAACGACTCGGCGAGGTGCGCGACCTTCAGCCACGGCGTGATGCCGCCGACCCGCGCGACGTCCACCTGCACGATGGAGGCGGCGCCCGCCTGCAGGTACTCGCGGAAGTGCCCGACCGAGTACATCGACTCCCCCACCGCGATCGGCAGCGTCGTCGACTCCGCCAGCCGGCGGTGCCCTGCGACGTCCTCGGCCGGCAGCGGCTCCTCGAACCAGAAGATGTCCAGCGGCTCGAACAGCGCCGCCCGCCGGATGGCCTCCGCCGCCGTCATCGACTGGTTGGCGTCGACCATGATGTCCATGCCGGGACCGACCGCCGCGCGCACGGCGGCCAGGCGCTCGGCGTCCTCGTGCCCGCGCGGCTTGCCCACCTTGATCTTCACCCCGTTCAGGCCGCGCCTCTGCGACTCCACCGCCTGCGCGACGAGCTCGTCCGTGTCGTAGTGCAGCCAGCCGCCTTCGGTGTCGTACAGCGGGATGCTCGGTCGCGAGCCGCCCGCGGCGACCCACAGCGGAAGCCCGGAGGCCGTGCAGCGCGCATCCCACACGGCGGTGTCCACGGCGGCGAGCGCCAGCGACGTGATCGCGCCGACTGTAGTCGCTCGCGTAGCCGAGAAGAGAGCGCGCCACACGGCCTCCGGACGATTGACGTCCATGCCGACGAGCACGTCGAGCAGGCAGGTCCGCAGGAGGCTCAGCACCGCCTCGCCTCCGGTGCCGATCGTGTAGCTGTAGCCGACGCCCTCCACGCCCCCGGCCGTCCGCAGCCGGACGAAGATCGTCTCCTGCTTGAGGAACGACTGCACGGCGTCGGTGCGCACGGTCTCGACCTCGAGATCGCTCAGCCACGCCTCGGCGCTGACGATGGTGCCGTCGACGGCGAGGCGGGCGGTGGGCGGGGCGAGGGTCATGCGTGTCCTGCTTTCTGGGTGGATGGTCGGTGCGCGGGCGCCGCGGTCAGCGCCCGCCGAAGCCGCCGAGCGCGACGCCCTTGATGAGCTGGCGCTGGAGGACGGCGACGATGATGAGCGACGGGATGATGGCGATGGTGGAGGCGGCCATCATCAGGCTCCACTGGGTGCCGTGCTCGCCGGTGAACATCGAGAGCCCGAGCGGCACGGTCGCCAGGTCCTGGCTGTTGATGATGATGAGCGGCCAGAGGTACGAGTTGTAGTAGCCCACGAAGGAGAACACGCCGAGCACGGAGATCGGGGCGGCGAGCTGCGGGAGCAGCACCGACCAGAGCGTGCGGAAGCGCGAGGCGCCGTCGATGAGGGCGGCCTCCTCGAACTCGATCGGGATGGTCAGGAAGAACTGCCGCAGCAGGAACGTCCCGAACGCCGTGAACGCGAACGGGATGATGAGCGCGACATAAGTGTCGACCAGCCCGAGCTGGTTCATCATGATGAACAGCGGGACGACCAGCACCTCCTGCGGCAGCACCAGCGTGAGCACGTAGAGCAGGAACAGCCGGTCGCGGTACTTGAACCGCAGCCGCGAGAACGCGTACGCGGACAGCACCGCCACCACGACGGACAGCAGCGAGCCGCAGAGCGCGACGAAGAAGCCGTTGAAGATGAACCGGCCGAACGGCACCAGCGTCCACGCGTCGACGAAGTTGGACCACTTCACCTCGGAGCCGATGAACGACGGCGTGGGCGAGAACACCTCCGACTCGGGCTTGAGCGCCGAGAAGAACATCCAGATGAACGGGAACGTGAACACCAGCGCGACGACCGTGACCGCCGCCGTGTTCAGCCAGGTCTTGGCGACGACCTTCCGCTGGGCGGGGCGCAGCCGGCGCCGCACCCTGGTCGCTTCACTTGTCATAGTTGACCCACCTCTTCTGTCCCGCGAACTGCAGCGCGGTGATGAGCATGACGACGATGAACAGCATCCAGGCGAGCGCGGACGCGTAGCCGAGCCGGTCGAAGACGAAGCCGTTGCGGTACAGGTAGAGAACGAACGTGTTCGTCGACTCCCCCGGGCCGCCCTGCGTCAGGATCTGCGGCTGCACGAAGACCTGGAAGGCGCCGATCATCGTCATGGTCATGGTGAAGAACAGCGCGGGCGAGATCATCGGCAGGATGATCGAGCGCATCCGCTGCCAGGCGTTCGTGCCGTCCATCCGGGAGGCCTCCAGCAACTCCTTCGGGATGCCGGCGATGCCCGCCGAGAGCACGATGACGTTGTAGCCGAACGACTGCCACACCGACATCGCGATCACCGAGGCCAGCGCGAACCGGGAGTCCGACAGCCAGCTCGGCCCCTGGACGCCGATCGCGTGCAGCGCCGAGTTCACGATCCCGTTGTCGCTGAGCAGCAGCCGCCACACCAGCGCGTTCGCGACCATCGGAGTGATCGCCGGGAGGAAGAAGATCACGCGCCAGAATCCGGCGCCCTTGACCCGGGTGTTCAGCCACAGCGACACCGCCAGGGCGAGCAGGAGGTTCAGCGCCGTGTAGACGAACGCGAAGATCACCGTGTTCAGAAGGACGGTGTAGAAGGTCGGGTCGCTGAACAGCTTCTGGTAGTTGGCGAACCCGACGAACGTCGGCGTCCCGAACAGCGGCCACTCGAAGAGGCTGATGACCAGCGACCCGAGCAGCGGGACCAGGATGAAGAACGTGAAGCCGGCGAGGCCCGGCCACAGGTAGGCCAGCGCGGTGAGGCCGTCGCCCTTCCGCCTCCTCCGGCCGCGCGGCGGCGTGGGATGCGGAACATGGAACGGGCGGGTCGGGGGCGCGGCGGACGCCGCCGTCTCCTCCGAGACGACGGCGCCCGTGATCAGTGGCGAGGACATCCGCCTACTGCCCCACCGAGTTCTGGATGGTGGTCAGCACATCCTTGGCGGTCTTGTCACCCCGGTAGCCCTCGACTCCGTACTGGGTGAACAGGGTCTCGACCTGGTTCCAGGTCGGGGTGGTGAGCTGCGCCTTCGCGTCCTTCAGCAGGGCCTGCACCGCGCTGTACGCCTCGGCGGACTTGCCGTCGGCCCACGCCGACTGCGCGTCCGGGCGCGAGGGGACGATGCCGCGCTTCTCGGCCTGGCCCTTCAGGACGCTGGTGTCGGTCATGGCCATGATCGCCTTGAACGCGCCGTCCGGGTCCTTGCAGTTCTTCGCGATGCCGAAGCCCGAGCCGGCCGTCATGCCCTTGGCGTCGCCCGACGCGGTCGGGACGATGGTGACGCCGAGCTTGAACTTGGCGGCGGCGGCGAAGGTGCCGTACATCCACGGTCCCTCGATGAGCATGTCGCTCGCTCCGGAGGTGAACGCGGACTGCGCGACGTCGGAGCCGTCTGCGGCCTCCGGCGCCTTGGCGATGCCCTCCTTCGACACCAGGTCGAAGTAGGACTGCACGGAGTCGACCAGCTTGGAGTTGGTCAGGTCGAGCTTGCCGCCCTTGACCGCCTCGGCGCCGTCGGCGATGGCCCACGCGTTCGGGATGAAGAAGCCCGGCTCGATGGCGAACGCCTTGTGGTCGGCCGTGGTCAGCTTCTTCGCGTCGGAGAGGAACTGGTCACGGGTGTAGGTCGAGCTCGGCAGCGCGAGACCGGCCTTCTGGAACGCGTCCGCGTTGTAGTAGAGGACGATCGGCTCGGCGTCGTAGGGGATGGCGCGGATGCTGCCGTCCACCGTCATGCCCTTGAGCATGGAGGCGTCGAACTTCGACGTGTCGAGGTTGTACTTCTTGATCAGGTCGGTGAGCGGCATCAGCAGCCCGGAGAGCTCCTGGGCGCGGGCGGCCTGCGTGGTCAGCAGGCAGGGCGGGTTGGACCCGCTCAGCCGGGTCTTCACCTTGGTCCAGTAGTCGTTGAAGCTCGGGCCCGAGATCGTCACGTCCAGCTTCGGGTCGACCTTCTTGCCGAGGTCGATGAAGCCCTGCCACTGGTCGCGGTCGCTCTGGCTGCTGACCCAGGTGTACATGCTGATCGGGCCGCCGGAGGCGCTGCCGCCTCCGCCGCCCGCACAACCGGCGAGCGCGGTGAGCGCTCCTGCCAGCAGAATGGCGGTACCGGCCCGTACCGCTGCGCGCTTGGTTCGTGGTGTCACGTGCTGTGCCTCCTCCATTGGATTCATCAAAGTGATCGCCGTGTTGGCGCGATCCTATAGGGTGTTTGATATAGGTTTCAAGTAGTCCGGCGGATCTACCCGGCGAGCGGCTCGAAGTCGATCGCGAGGACGTCGATCGCGGCTCCGGAGGCCGTCGGCGCCGGGATGTGCAGCTCGCCGAGCGGCTCGCCGTTCTGCTCGACCTGCTCGTGGACCTCGACGTTGACCTCGAACGGCAGCTCCTCGCCGGTCGCCAGCAGCCGCACCGAGCGGACCCGGCCGACCGGGATGCCGCGCACGACGACCTGCTCGATCGGACGCATGACGAGGTGGAGGTAGAGGGTCCCCTGCCGCGCGGTGGACGGCCCGTAGAAGTCGACGCCCCTGGTGGGCGAGACGCCGACGACGCTCTCCGCGTGGGTGTCCATCCACGCGCCGATCTCCTCCAGGGTCCGCACCTGCGACGCGTTGAGACTGCCGTCGCCCTTGGGGCCGATGTTGAGCAGGAGGTTTCCGCCGCGGGAGGCGACCTCGATCAGGGTGGTCAGCAGCGAGACCGTGCTCTTGCTCTTGGTGTCGCCCGGACGCCACGCCCACATCTGGCCGATGGTGAGGCAGAGCTCCCACGGCCCCTCCGGAGCGGTGACCGGGAAGCCTTGCTCCGGGGTCTTGTAGTCGCCCTGGCCGAGCAGCCGGTCGTTGATGACGACGTCGGGCTGGAGGGACTTGATGAGCGCACGCAGCCCGGCGCTGTCCCACTCCTCCTCCGACCGCTCCCACTCGCCGTCGAACCAGAGCAGGTCGATCGTCCCGTAGCCGGTGAGGAGCTCGGTCAGCTGGCCGCGCAGGTAGTCCTGGTAGCGCGCCCACTGCTCGGGGGTCGGCCGCCGGTGCCGGTCATCGGCGACGGGGGTTCCCGCGTTGGCCGGGTCGCCCGCGGCCGGCCAGTGCTCGAGCGGGTACGGCCGGTCGTCCATCGTGAACGCCGGGTAGTCGGGGTGGTTCCAGTCCGGGAGGCTGTAGTAGATGCCGACGCGGATGCCCTCCGCATGGATCGCCTCCACGAACTCCCGCGTGATGTCCCGGCCGAACGGCGAGTGCTGGATGCCGAAGTCCGAGTGCGCGGTGTGGAACATCGAGTAGCCCGCGTGGTGCCGGGCGGTGAAGACGACGTAGCGCGCACCGGCGCGCTTGGCGAGCCGGGCGAGCGCGACGGCGTCCCACTCCACCGGGTCGAACGTCGCGGCGGTGGACTGGTACTGCTCGACCGTCACCGTGTCCTCGACGCGGTCGGAACCGGGGATGATGGAACGACCGACCAGCGGCCAGGAGATCTCGATGCCTTGCTGACTGGCGTGGTCCCAGTGCACGAACAGGCCGAAGCCGGCTCCGGTGAACCATTCGCCGCCCGGCAGGCGGACGAGGTCGGTGCGCACGAACGAGTCGGGCGCCGCGGTGAGGGTGGGGGTCACGGAACGAACTCTCCTTCGAGTGGGTCTTTCGACTGGGTCTTTCGAGTGAAGCCTATTGCCTATAGGATATCTGGCAGCGGATCCCACCACAACGATTCCGCGAATCGCATCCGTTCAGCGCAGAAGGAGAAGCTCCGCGTGGCCATGTTCACAGACGACCCCGTCCGCCCCGAGAACTACCGCCGGTTCGAGCGGGACCTCCCGCAGTGGTTCGGCGACGCCAAGCTGGGCGTCTTCGTGCACTGGGGCCCCTACTCGGTCCCCGCGTGGGCGGAGCCGATCGGCGAGCTCGGCACCATCGAGAAGGAGTACTGGTTCGCGCACAACCCGTACGCCGAGTGGTACTACAACACCATCCGCATCGAAGGCAGCCCGGCGGCCGAGCACCAGCGCGAGGTCTACGGCGGCGCCCCCTACGACGACTTCCTCGACCAGTGGGACCCCGCCGAGTTCGACCCGGAGGAGTTCATCGCCCTGGTGAAGAGCACCGGAGCCGGCTACTTCGTGCCGACGACCAAGCACCACGACGGCGTCACCCTCTGGGACGCGCCAGGCACCGATGGCCGCAACACCGTCGCCCGCGGCCCGCGCCGCGACCTCGTCGGCGCCTTCGAGAAGGCGACGCGCGACGCCGGCCTCCGTTTCGGCGTCTACTACTCGGGCGGCCTCGACTGGCACTTCTCGCAGCTGCCGCCGATCACCTCGGACGGCCAGCAGTTCGGCCGCCCCGTCGACGCGGCCTACGCCGAATACGCGTACAAGCACGTCGACGACCTGATCGAGCGCTACTCCCCCGACATCCTCTGGGGCGACATCGAGTGGCCCGACGCGGGCAAGCCGTCCGGCCCGTTCAGCATGGAGAACCTGTTCGAGAAGTTCTACGCCACCCGACCGGACGGCGTCTCCAACGACCGCTGGGGTGAGACGCACTGGGACTTCCGCACCAGCGAGTACCAGCAGGGCACCGCCGTGGAGGCCTCCGGCGCCTGGGAGAACTGCCGCGGCATCGGCTTCTCGTTCGGCTACAACCAGGTCGAGGACGAGACGCACCTGCTCAGCGGCCCGGAGGCGGTGAAGTCGTTCGTGGACATCGTCTCCCGCGGCGGCAACCTCCTCCTCAACGTCGGCCTGACCGCCCGCGGCACCGTGCCCGACCTGCAGCGCCGGACGCTGGAGCACCTCGCCGCGTGGAACGCCGTGAACGGCGACGCCGTCTTCGGCTCGACCAGGCTGGACTCGGCGATCGCCGGCGCCTCGGACGAGCCGTGGCTGCGCTGGACCCGCACCGGCGCCGTCGCCAACGCGTTCGTGGACGCGGCCGGAACGGTCCGCCTCCCGGCCTCCGCCGCCGTGGACGCGGCGAGCACCCGCCTCGCCGACGGCACCCCGGTCACGGCCTCCCGCGACGGCGACGCGATCGTCGTCACGCTGCCGGAGCCCGCGGTCGCCGGACCCTCGCTCGTCCGTTTCGACCTGGCCGAGTGACATGACGGTCGACGCCCACCTGCACCTCTGGGACCTGGACCGGGTCGCGTACCCGTGGCTGACCGCCGCGCTCGCCCCGATCGACCGCACCTTCGCGTTCGCCGAGGTGGAGCCCCAGCTGGAGCGGGCGGGCGTCGACCGCGTGGTCCTCGTCCAGGCCGCCGACTCCGTCGAGGACTCGGCGGCGATGTTCGCCGTGCCTTCGCCCATGGTGGCGGGGGTCGTGGCCTGGGTGGACCTGCTCGACCCCGCGGCGGCGGCGCTCCAACTCGACCGGTGGTCGGAACATCCGTCGTTCGTCGGGGTCCGCCACCTCATCCACGATGAGCCGGACGCCGACTGGCTGGGCAGGCCTGCTGTGCGCGCCTCGCTCGCGCTGCTCGCGGAGCGGGGCCTGAGCTTCGATGTGATCGGGGTGCTCCCCCGGCACCTGGAGCACGCGGTCTCGATCGCCGACGAGCTGCCGTCCCTGCGCCTCGTCATCGACCACCTGGGCACGCCGCCGGTTGGAGCGCCCGACGCCGAGCCGTGGGCCGGGCTCATCACCGAGCTCTCCCGGCGCCCGAACGTGTTCGTCAAGCTCTCCGGCCTGACCACGCTCGGCGGCGGGTCGGACGCGGCGCGGCTGCGCCCCTACGTCGAGCACGCGCTCGACGCGTTCGGGGCGGCGCGGACGCTGTACGGCGGCGACTGGCCGGTGTCGACCCTCGCCGGACCCTACGCGGAGACCTGGGCGACGGCGCAGGAGCTGCTAGCAGGGGCGTCGGAGGACGAGCAGGAGGACGTGTTCACGCGGGCGGCGGCGCGGGCGTACCGGTTGGACTCATAGTCACGCCGCCGGCCCCGCCTCCCGTCACGGCCGCTCCCGCAGCCCCGGCGTCATCGCCAGCCCCGCGAAAGCCTGCCGCGCGAACCGCGCGATGTACCGGCGCAGGTTCTCGACCTCTTGCGGGTCCCAGCCGAGGGTGACCTCGTCCACCTGCGCCTGCGCGACCGCCATGATGCGTTCGCCCAGTTCGCGGCCGGCGTCGGTCAGCGCGACGAGCACGCTGCGCTCGTCGCTCGGGGACGGCACCCGCGCCACCAGCTCGATCTCCTCCAGGCGCCGCACGATCTTGGAGATGTTCGCCTTGCCCGTGCCCAGCGTCGCCGCCAGATCGGTCGGGCGAAGGGCGCCGCGGTAGGCGAGCTGGTTGACGACGACGAACATGGGGATGTCGTCGACCGGGAAGCCGATCTTCTCCATCACCCGCACGCGCACCTCCCGGCTGTCCGCCCAGTGCACGATCGACGCGATCGACAGGCGCAGGTCGAGGGGGTCCTGCTCGATGACCGGGGAGAGGTCGGGGGCCTCCGACACGCTGCCACCTCCTTCTCGTCGCGTCGTGACAGTATCGCAGCCGGCGAGGCCGATCGGCGCCCGGCTCACCCCTCCCGCACGACGCTCACCGGACCGAGAAGCCCGTGCGGCCGGACCACCGTGACATGCGCCTCCTGCCGCCCGAGCAGGAACAGCCCCATGTCCGGGATGTCGTCGTAGTAGCCGCGCGCGATGAGCCGGTTGTTCAGCGAGCTGGCCACCCGGACGACGACCGTGTTGACGCCCGCCCTGGCGGCAGCCGTGATGTCGACGACCGGGCGGGAGGTGTCGAAGCCGACGGCCTCCCCGCCGTTCAGCACCACGCTTCCCAGGCCGCCCGCGGTCGAGCCGAGGTCGAGCAGCAGCCGCTCGCCCGGCGCGGCGGCCGCGTCCAGCGCGAACGAGGCGCGGTACTCCGCGACGCCCGACACCTCGGGTCCGACGCCGGGCAGGTCGCTCCACGGCAGGAGGTCCGATCCCGTCACCGGCAGCGTGGTCACCGCGGTCGCCGGGCGCACCTCCCGGGTCTCGTAGCCGAGGCCGCGGTCCTCCACGATGAGCTCGTTCTCGCCCGCGTCCCAGCTCTCGACGGCGATGGACCAGCCGCCGACCTCCCGCACGACCTCGCGCGCGGCGACCGCCGACGCCACCGGAGCCTGCGAGCGGTCCACGGTGAGCAGCGCGGTCTCGCCGGGCGCCAGCGCCACCGTCAGCACCGTGCGGTCGCCGTCGGCGCGCACCCCGCGGTGCTCCGCGAGGTCGCCGCTCCACGGGTCGACCCGGTAGGGCGTCCCGACGCCGGGCAGCGCGACCTCCACGACCGTGTCCTCGCCGGTCTCGTAGAGGAAGTGGTACAGGTACACGTGCAGGAGTTCGCCGTCCTCGCGCAGGTAGCCGAGCACGTTGCGGTTCTCGGCGACGAACTCGGCGCGGCCCACGACCCCCAGCCGGCGCAGCGCCGCCACCGTCTGTGCGGGGTCGTCCACCTCCGCCACGGTCGGGAGGCCGCGCAGCTCGGCCATGGTCGCGGCGAGCTCGTCGTCGCGGTGGTCGAGGCCGGGCGTGCGGGAGGCGGCGCGCTCGTTCACGACGTGCTCGCCGCGCAGGAGCAGTCTGAGCTCGCGGGCCCCGTTCACGATCAGCACCCGGAGGCCCTGCCGGGCCCAGTCCAGCAGGTGCTGCGCGACGTCCGCGCTCAGCGCCTCCTGGTACACGATCAGCGCCTGGTAACCCGGGCCGTCCGGCTGCACCAGCCCCTCGCGGAGGACGATGTCGTCGCGGAGCAGCAGCGACCCGTCCAGGAACTCGTAGCTCCAGCCGGCGTCCTGCATCCCGAGGTCCTGCCACCAGTGGTTCTCGCGGTTCCGCATCCAATGCCGCCCGTAGGCGACCTCGTCGGGGATCCGCTTCCCGGCCTCGTCGAGGAAGGACATCCCCGACATGTTGTCGACGAAGTGGTCGGTGCGGAGGATTCCCACATCGATGCGCGGGCGGCCCTGCCGCAGCAGGTACTGGTACCGGCCGACGGCCCTGTTCCACTGCGGGTAGAACTCGCTGGCCGGCTGGCGCAGGTCGAAGCGCTCGGAGAAGCCCGGCCACATCCCCTCGTGCCCCGGCCACTCGGTCGCACCCTCGGCGCCCGCCGTGCTGGCCCAGCCGTGCAGCACCGTCTTGGTGATGCCGGCGGCG of Leifsonia shinshuensis contains these proteins:
- a CDS encoding aldo/keto reductase produces the protein MGIPTDGPAQRGPVGLGVAALGNLYSARPDDVWPGIVPAAWEAGIRYFDVAPHYGLGLAEERLGEGLRGLPRDEYVVSTKVGRILEPNPEYRPGDTDIANLFDVPATRRRRLDYSRDGVLRSVEDSLSRLGLDRIDILFVHDPDENEREALDGAFPALEELRSQGVIRSYGAGMNQSAMLERFVRNTDLDVVMCAGRYTLLDGTAAADLLPAAQERGVEVVVAAVFNSGILATERPGAGATFDYGAAPAALIERARWIADVAAPYGVTLPHLAVQFPLRNPAVSTVVLGAETPEQIVRNAALAAPPVPEELWAELEADGLTPPAILHPLSSI
- a CDS encoding mandelate racemase/muconate lactonizing enzyme family protein, giving the protein MTLAPPTARLAVDGTIVSAEAWLSDLEVETVRTDAVQSFLKQETIFVRLRTAGGVEGVGYSYTIGTGGEAVLSLLRTCLLDVLVGMDVNRPEAVWRALFSATRATTVGAITSLALAAVDTAVWDARCTASGLPLWVAAGGSRPSIPLYDTEGGWLHYDTDELVAQAVESQRRGLNGVKIKVGKPRGHEDAERLAAVRAAVGPGMDIMVDANQSMTAAEAIRRAALFEPLDIFWFEEPLPAEDVAGHRRLAESTTLPIAVGESMYSVGHFREYLQAGAASIVQVDVARVGGITPWLKVAHLAESFNVAVAPHFLMELHVSLCCAVPNALYLEHIPQLRAVTKRELVVRDGHGVAPDAPGLGIEWDFDAIDDRRVA
- a CDS encoding carbohydrate ABC transporter permease, with the translated sequence MTSEATRVRRRLRPAQRKVVAKTWLNTAAVTVVALVFTFPFIWMFFSALKPESEVFSPTPSFIGSEVKWSNFVDAWTLVPFGRFIFNGFFVALCGSLLSVVVAVLSAYAFSRLRFKYRDRLFLLYVLTLVLPQEVLVVPLFIMMNQLGLVDTYVALIIPFAFTAFGTFLLRQFFLTIPIEFEEAALIDGASRFRTLWSVLLPQLAAPISVLGVFSFVGYYNSYLWPLIIINSQDLATVPLGLSMFTGEHGTQWSLMMAASTIAIIPSLIIVAVLQRQLIKGVALGGFGGR
- a CDS encoding carbohydrate ABC transporter permease is translated as MSSPLITGAVVSEETAASAAPPTRPFHVPHPTPPRGRRRRKGDGLTALAYLWPGLAGFTFFILVPLLGSLVISLFEWPLFGTPTFVGFANYQKLFSDPTFYTVLLNTVIFAFVYTALNLLLALAVSLWLNTRVKGAGFWRVIFFLPAITPMVANALVWRLLLSDNGIVNSALHAIGVQGPSWLSDSRFALASVIAMSVWQSFGYNVIVLSAGIAGIPKELLEASRMDGTNAWQRMRSIILPMISPALFFTMTMTMIGAFQVFVQPQILTQGGPGESTNTFVLYLYRNGFVFDRLGYASALAWMLFIVVMLITALQFAGQKRWVNYDK
- a CDS encoding ABC transporter substrate-binding protein encodes the protein MTPRTKRAAVRAGTAILLAGALTALAGCAGGGGGSASGGPISMYTWVSSQSDRDQWQGFIDLGKKVDPKLDVTISGPSFNDYWTKVKTRLSGSNPPCLLTTQAARAQELSGLLMPLTDLIKKYNLDTSKFDASMLKGMTVDGSIRAIPYDAEPIVLYYNADAFQKAGLALPSSTYTRDQFLSDAKKLTTADHKAFAIEPGFFIPNAWAIADGAEAVKGGKLDLTNSKLVDSVQSYFDLVSKEGIAKAPEAADGSDVAQSAFTSGASDMLIEGPWMYGTFAAAAKFKLGVTIVPTASGDAKGMTAGSGFGIAKNCKDPDGAFKAIMAMTDTSVLKGQAEKRGIVPSRPDAQSAWADGKSAEAYSAVQALLKDAKAQLTTPTWNQVETLFTQYGVEGYRGDKTAKDVLTTIQNSVGQ
- a CDS encoding alpha-L-fucosidase translates to MTPTLTAAPDSFVRTDLVRLPGGEWFTGAGFGLFVHWDHASQQGIEISWPLVGRSIIPGSDRVEDTVTVEQYQSTAATFDPVEWDAVALARLAKRAGARYVVFTARHHAGYSMFHTAHSDFGIQHSPFGRDITREFVEAIHAEGIRVGIYYSLPDWNHPDYPAFTMDDRPYPLEHWPAAGDPANAGTPVADDRHRRPTPEQWARYQDYLRGQLTELLTGYGTIDLLWFDGEWERSEEEWDSAGLRALIKSLQPDVVINDRLLGQGDYKTPEQGFPVTAPEGPWELCLTIGQMWAWRPGDTKSKSTVSLLTTLIEVASRGGNLLLNIGPKGDGSLNASQVRTLEEIGAWMDTHAESVVGVSPTRGVDFYGPSTARQGTLYLHLVMRPIEQVVVRGIPVGRVRSVRLLATGEELPFEVNVEVHEQVEQNGEPLGELHIPAPTASGAAIDVLAIDFEPLAG
- a CDS encoding alpha-L-fucosidase, encoding MFTDDPVRPENYRRFERDLPQWFGDAKLGVFVHWGPYSVPAWAEPIGELGTIEKEYWFAHNPYAEWYYNTIRIEGSPAAEHQREVYGGAPYDDFLDQWDPAEFDPEEFIALVKSTGAGYFVPTTKHHDGVTLWDAPGTDGRNTVARGPRRDLVGAFEKATRDAGLRFGVYYSGGLDWHFSQLPPITSDGQQFGRPVDAAYAEYAYKHVDDLIERYSPDILWGDIEWPDAGKPSGPFSMENLFEKFYATRPDGVSNDRWGETHWDFRTSEYQQGTAVEASGAWENCRGIGFSFGYNQVEDETHLLSGPEAVKSFVDIVSRGGNLLLNVGLTARGTVPDLQRRTLEHLAAWNAVNGDAVFGSTRLDSAIAGASDEPWLRWTRTGAVANAFVDAAGTVRLPASAAVDAASTRLADGTPVTASRDGDAIVVTLPEPAVAGPSLVRFDLAE
- a CDS encoding amidohydrolase family protein encodes the protein MTVDAHLHLWDLDRVAYPWLTAALAPIDRTFAFAEVEPQLERAGVDRVVLVQAADSVEDSAAMFAVPSPMVAGVVAWVDLLDPAAAALQLDRWSEHPSFVGVRHLIHDEPDADWLGRPAVRASLALLAERGLSFDVIGVLPRHLEHAVSIADELPSLRLVIDHLGTPPVGAPDAEPWAGLITELSRRPNVFVKLSGLTTLGGGSDAARLRPYVEHALDAFGAARTLYGGDWPVSTLAGPYAETWATAQELLAGASEDEQEDVFTRAAARAYRLDS
- a CDS encoding MarR family transcriptional regulator; the encoded protein is MSEAPDLSPVIEQDPLDLRLSIASIVHWADSREVRVRVMEKIGFPVDDIPMFVVVNQLAYRGALRPTDLAATLGTGKANISKIVRRLEEIELVARVPSPSDERSVLVALTDAGRELGERIMAVAQAQVDEVTLGWDPQEVENLRRYIARFARQAFAGLAMTPGLRERP
- a CDS encoding glycosyl hydrolase, whose amino-acid sequence is MPAADQPRPLDAHRAALQDPPIEYRPELRWWLAEGLHTDRTLRFEIDAAHRLGFGGIEFLAMDEQAIDHSRYGWGSEEWVHDSQLVVEETTAREMSVSFTSGTNWSNANLPTIDPDHPAAARELNVVVEEVRAGAGRSGALRRIDLDAQREESLLPGHRVAPKTQEFFAVVAAPLVADGVLDADGVLDLTPLVADGALDWEPADDREWRLFTFWSHGTGQTASPSASVNYTVNYLDRAGVDAVIDYWGSTVLTPELRELIARNPRAQMYMDSLELNTWGEGGLFWGASVAREFRERRGYDITPWLPFLTRSVLLMASATTYRYQPTGAQRAAVEKVRHDYVETLTDLYIENMLRPFAAFLHENGILLRSEISYGLPFELTRPGPEVDGIETESLEFGSQIDAYRLLAGPAHLFGKQYSSETGATTRNHMLDHRFYDQIIATQLAAGITKTVLHGWASTAGAEGATEWPGHEGMWPGFSERFDLRQPASEFYPQWNRAVGRYQYLLRQGRPRIDVGILRTDHFVDNMSGMSFLDEAGKRIPDEVAYGRHWMRNRENHWWQDLGMQDAGWSYEFLDGSLLLRDDIVLREGLVQPDGPGYQALIVYQEALSADVAQHLLDWARQGLRVLIVNGARELRLLLRGEHVVNERAASRTPGLDHRDDELAATMAELRGLPTVAEVDDPAQTVAALRRLGVVGRAEFVAENRNVLGYLREDGELLHVYLYHFLYETGEDTVVEVALPGVGTPYRVDPWSGDLAEHRGVRADGDRTVLTVALAPGETALLTVDRSQAPVASAVAAREVVREVGGWSIAVESWDAGENELIVEDRGLGYETREVRPATAVTTLPVTGSDLLPWSDLPGVGPEVSGVAEYRASFALDAAAAPGERLLLDLGSTAGGLGSVVLNGGEAVGFDTSRPVVDITAAARAGVNTVVVRVASSLNNRLIARGYYDDIPDMGLFLLGRQEAHVTVVRPHGLLGPVSVVREG